The Teredinibacter sp. KSP-S5-2 genome includes a window with the following:
- a CDS encoding putative bifunctional diguanylate cyclase/phosphodiesterase, whose protein sequence is MAEDIQKKIAFRLTRASLGIALMLGILVAFIQIAMDLRNEFKQIDNNAREIFLVVQNSAQRAVHLLDSRLATEVVKGLNNYRFLTYAAIKDDNNQIMAEYEIASDNYTSSTQWFTQLLTDRIAEYEFPLVNDDNVQEGSLVLNINSDRGLAPFYNRAITIFVSGLLRNMGMAIVLILIFHYMLTRPLTTISARLASIRPDQTEGRRVMHLSRHQNDELGNIVNSANVFISAIENWQGELSQREQQLRLILDASPNQIFAIDGNGEFIFVNNMTERFYRCSGEKLIGKSYIHLHKSINPEEAKSLNFCLKRLPKMKQGSFSVEQKLTDANDETHTMQISFIAFNMHGKNCILVVCVDITERVKAEERVEYLAFFDTLTGLPNRNMLYEYLKKDISRARRLNLYGALMFIDLDDFKRINDSMGHSAGDQLLIQLAKEIESNKRESDTLARLGGDEFVLCMPELHKDLDVAKQLAVDLAERLLANIRKPISIGNSEFIISASIGIILYPLEGDDLETLLSFADTAMYKAKQLGRNCYKVFEDSMADEAQSLLALESELRIAIKQKQFEVKLQPILDAKTGDLVSAEALIRWNHPEKGTVSPNDFISFLEQSGMVVDVDYFVLDRVCQFIKQQKAQGLFPKNLRISVNLSANTLHQHVFVSNVQAILNSHDIKGTSIEFEITERAALQRLNEVIDKARVLQLQGITFSLDDFGTGYSSLSYLKRLPVNKIKIDKSFIKDCVHDPQDDALVSSIIAIAKRLKLGVVAEGVETQEQVEWLNAHGSVYYQGYLGDRPLSLDKFHSKYLLPYKSMTLSS, encoded by the coding sequence TTGGCAGAAGACATTCAAAAGAAAATTGCCTTCCGCCTGACCCGAGCGAGCTTGGGTATTGCGCTTATGCTCGGGATCTTGGTTGCGTTTATTCAGATTGCTATGGATCTGCGCAATGAGTTCAAGCAGATTGATAACAATGCTCGGGAGATATTCCTCGTTGTGCAAAACTCTGCGCAACGAGCTGTTCATTTGTTAGACAGTCGCTTAGCTACTGAAGTGGTCAAAGGGTTAAATAACTACCGTTTCCTCACCTACGCAGCGATCAAAGACGATAATAATCAGATTATGGCCGAGTATGAAATAGCATCGGACAATTATACGTCTTCGACACAATGGTTTACCCAACTGCTAACAGACAGAATTGCTGAGTACGAATTCCCTTTAGTCAATGATGACAATGTACAAGAGGGAAGTTTGGTATTAAATATTAATAGCGATAGGGGATTGGCTCCGTTCTACAACCGCGCAATTACCATTTTTGTTTCTGGTCTGTTACGCAATATGGGCATGGCTATTGTGCTCATTTTGATTTTCCATTACATGTTAACCCGCCCACTTACCACTATTTCCGCGAGGCTTGCGAGTATCCGTCCAGATCAAACCGAAGGTCGGCGTGTAATGCATTTGAGCCGTCATCAAAATGATGAGTTGGGGAACATTGTTAACAGTGCCAATGTTTTTATCTCGGCTATTGAAAATTGGCAAGGGGAACTAAGTCAGCGGGAACAGCAACTACGGTTGATTTTGGATGCAAGCCCTAATCAGATTTTTGCGATTGATGGCAATGGTGAGTTTATCTTTGTGAATAACATGACAGAAAGATTTTACCGCTGTTCGGGAGAAAAGCTGATCGGTAAATCGTATATTCATCTGCATAAATCGATTAACCCTGAAGAAGCAAAAAGTTTAAATTTTTGTTTAAAGCGCCTGCCTAAAATGAAGCAGGGGAGTTTTTCTGTTGAACAGAAATTGACGGACGCCAATGATGAAACTCATACGATGCAAATTAGCTTTATCGCTTTTAATATGCATGGAAAAAACTGCATATTGGTTGTCTGTGTCGATATTACCGAGCGGGTGAAAGCGGAAGAGCGTGTTGAGTACCTGGCATTTTTTGACACGCTAACCGGCTTGCCAAACCGCAATATGCTGTACGAGTATCTTAAAAAGGATATCTCCCGTGCAAGGCGTTTAAATTTATACGGCGCGTTGATGTTTATTGACCTGGATGACTTTAAACGCATCAATGACTCAATGGGGCATTCCGCTGGCGATCAATTATTAATTCAGCTTGCTAAAGAAATAGAAAGTAATAAACGAGAATCAGATACGTTAGCTCGTTTAGGCGGCGACGAGTTTGTCCTCTGTATGCCTGAATTGCATAAAGACCTGGACGTTGCCAAACAACTTGCAGTGGATTTGGCGGAAAGACTTCTAGCTAATATTCGTAAGCCTATTTCGATCGGCAATAGCGAATTTATTATCAGTGCCAGTATCGGTATTATTTTATACCCGCTGGAAGGTGACGATTTGGAAACCTTGCTTTCGTTCGCTGATACCGCGATGTACAAAGCAAAACAACTTGGAAGAAATTGTTATAAAGTGTTTGAAGATTCCATGGCGGATGAGGCACAAAGTCTGTTGGCGCTGGAATCTGAGTTGCGCATTGCAATTAAGCAAAAACAATTTGAAGTAAAGTTACAACCCATTCTCGATGCGAAAACAGGAGATCTGGTGTCTGCCGAAGCTTTAATTCGCTGGAATCACCCGGAGAAAGGCACGGTTTCACCCAATGATTTTATTTCATTCCTCGAACAAAGTGGAATGGTTGTGGATGTCGATTACTTTGTTCTGGATCGGGTTTGTCAGTTTATTAAGCAGCAGAAAGCCCAGGGCTTGTTCCCTAAGAATTTACGTATATCGGTTAACCTGAGTGCAAACACTTTGCATCAGCACGTTTTTGTGTCGAATGTGCAGGCCATTTTAAATAGCCACGATATAAAAGGTACCTCAATCGAATTTGAAATTACCGAGCGGGCGGCATTACAGCGGTTGAACGAAGTAATCGATAAGGCGAGGGTACTGCAGCTTCAAGGTATTACTTTTTCTTTGGATGATTTTGGTACAGGTTACAGTTCGTTAAGCTATCTAAAAAGATTACCCGTTAATAAAATTAAGATTGATAAGTCTTTTATTAAAGACTGTGTTCACGATCCTCAAGACGATGCATTGGTTTCATCTATTATTGCGATCGCCAAACGGCTTAAGCTTGGTGTCGTTGCTGAAGGTGTTGAAACTCAAGAGCAGGTCGAGTGGTTAAACGCACACGGGAGTGTGTATTACCAGGGGTACCTGGGTGATAGGCCATTAAGCCTCGATAAGTTTCACAGTAAATATTTGCTTCCGTATAAAAGTATGACTTTGTCCAGTTAG
- a CDS encoding 3-oxoacyl-ACP synthase III family protein: MSRIEATGSYLPSKIVPNSTFVGGNALFDSMDEYFSGFEERRHANSDETALMMGVEAAKDALEGSKYSASDIDLIIGIIQPSRNLYGDDLNLMQHQLEAWNASVYPLNTACATFISAVSIADSYIRTGKAKVVLVVTSTDWVNTVLDTEKPNYAFAGDGAGAVILDGEYNSFIDQNELNNSKPEVFDALVMKNPQFTGKKEFFTVSPPKGRTTVKDLILFPSSVAKTLVDRNKDIEIDCAIMHQSGYKMMQTWADKLGIEEDKIKHTIGLYANMTVANIPVTLDYWSKKGEIKRDEVLLFMAPSAGGYAAAMLWRY, encoded by the coding sequence ATGTCACGTATAGAAGCTACAGGTAGTTATTTACCATCTAAAATTGTGCCTAACAGTACATTCGTTGGAGGTAATGCGCTTTTTGATTCAATGGATGAGTACTTTTCGGGTTTCGAAGAACGTCGTCATGCAAACAGTGACGAAACGGCGCTCATGATGGGAGTTGAAGCAGCGAAAGATGCACTTGAAGGCAGTAAATACAGTGCCAGTGATATTGATTTGATTATCGGTATTATTCAGCCAAGCCGAAACCTTTACGGTGATGACCTTAACTTAATGCAACATCAGTTAGAGGCATGGAACGCAAGTGTTTACCCTTTAAATACTGCGTGTGCGACATTTATTTCTGCAGTGAGTATTGCCGACTCGTATATTCGAACGGGTAAAGCCAAAGTGGTGCTTGTTGTCACATCAACGGATTGGGTGAATACTGTGCTGGACACAGAAAAACCAAACTATGCTTTTGCTGGTGATGGTGCCGGGGCGGTGATTCTCGATGGAGAATATAATTCGTTTATTGACCAGAATGAACTGAACAACAGTAAACCTGAAGTGTTTGATGCGTTGGTGATGAAAAACCCACAATTTACTGGGAAAAAAGAATTTTTCACCGTGTCGCCACCTAAAGGTCGAACCACCGTAAAAGATTTAATTTTATTTCCATCTTCAGTGGCTAAAACATTAGTGGACAGAAACAAAGATATCGAAATAGATTGTGCCATTATGCATCAGTCTGGTTATAAGATGATGCAAACCTGGGCCGATAAGTTGGGTATTGAAGAAGATAAAATAAAACATACTATTGGTTTGTATGCCAATATGACGGTGGCAAATATTCCGGTAACTCTTGATTACTGGAGTAAAAAAGGTGAAATAAAACGAGATGAAGTGCTTTTATTTATGGCGCCTTCAGCTGGTGGATATGCTGCTGCAATGCTGTGGCGCTATTAA
- a CDS encoding ABC transporter substrate-binding protein, translated as MKKLVFSSLVLSLTVFVLCSSASAEPTPVITIAGVHLETRLTKGNSSQYNLLWKTMAKNGLNYDMTILPLSRTAKMFATVSDCVFPSSLNSVMNHFQIGKSESEFLASEPVDFISMRLFTRQSNDTLSSFKQLQNKRVAIWLGFDKDIFLKGITATIDEVESEEIRLKMLMANRVDAIIGFTPDVMIEAEELGYPIPHFDESLFVFKGEGASLICHNNAQNQKFVTRFNQTLERLRDSGELQKILGPHAKLYRD; from the coding sequence GTGAAGAAGCTTGTTTTTTCTAGCTTAGTATTATCACTTACCGTGTTTGTTCTATGCTCCTCAGCAAGTGCTGAGCCCACACCTGTTATTACGATTGCAGGAGTACATCTCGAAACCAGGCTAACCAAGGGGAACAGCTCTCAGTACAATCTGCTGTGGAAAACAATGGCGAAGAATGGACTGAACTACGATATGACAATTCTCCCCCTTTCGCGTACAGCAAAAATGTTTGCCACAGTATCGGACTGCGTTTTCCCCTCCTCACTGAACTCTGTCATGAATCACTTTCAAATTGGGAAAAGTGAAAGTGAGTTCCTCGCTTCTGAGCCTGTTGATTTCATCAGCATGCGTTTATTTACTCGACAAAGTAACGACACGTTATCGTCATTCAAGCAATTACAAAATAAACGAGTAGCCATCTGGTTGGGCTTTGACAAAGACATTTTCTTAAAAGGAATAACAGCAACCATTGATGAAGTTGAGTCGGAAGAGATTCGATTGAAGATGCTGATGGCCAACAGAGTAGATGCGATCATTGGGTTTACACCCGATGTCATGATTGAAGCAGAAGAACTCGGTTACCCTATTCCGCACTTTGATGAAAGCTTATTTGTTTTTAAAGGTGAAGGAGCCTCATTGATTTGCCATAACAATGCGCAAAACCAAAAGTTCGTTACCCGGTTTAACCAAACACTGGAAAGATTGAGGGACTCTGGCGAACTGCAAAAAATATTGGGGCCACACGCCAAGCTGTATCGCGATTAA
- a CDS encoding thiamine pyrophosphate-binding protein has product MHENVPVLPLVRPEVVEATYADMIVEYLKRLGIKYVFGVPGGAIEPLLNALARSERNGGPQLVVARHECGAAFMADGYYRETGKMAVVCATTGPGATNLITGVSSAISDEIPMLVITAQTPLPKFGRRALQESSCTAIDTVGLFRHCTRYSTLVSHQEQLESKLVSSIMSAHRIPNGPAHISIPSDILRSKTQIKPHIHSDLFVHDFYVSDDLAIKQLCVKLGKVDTIAMYIGSGAGKAIKEIREFIDLTGAAFVTGPVGKSWVDEMHPQYHGVYGFAGHESAKQLFRSEKIDLILAVGATLSEIGTSGWNDELLNTKLVHIDASVEHFTRSPMANLHVFGNLKAIFSQLVKNVREARKWGRKWNALPMKGIANRLNSLLPIEDVKKCFSHSTPVKPQRLVSYLALNLPEDTRFFIDAGNAWAWATHYFIRSNDQGYYRIAMGYGSMGWSIGASIGSAMGNPSAPTVCLVGDGSYLMSAQEITVAAQYSLPVVFVVINDAALGMVKHGQRLGGQESIGWELNKINYAAMAESMGVTGIRIESTEELLNLNIKQLLKKNRPAIIDVCVDPEEVPPMGDRIKGLADNESATPGG; this is encoded by the coding sequence ATGCACGAAAATGTACCTGTGTTGCCACTTGTCAGACCAGAAGTCGTAGAAGCAACCTACGCAGATATGATTGTCGAGTACTTGAAGCGATTGGGCATTAAATACGTGTTTGGGGTTCCGGGTGGTGCAATTGAACCCTTGCTAAATGCGCTAGCTCGATCGGAGCGTAATGGAGGGCCGCAACTGGTTGTTGCACGGCATGAATGTGGCGCGGCGTTTATGGCCGATGGCTATTACCGCGAAACGGGAAAAATGGCTGTGGTCTGTGCGACAACGGGGCCGGGAGCAACCAATTTAATTACTGGTGTCAGTTCTGCCATCAGTGATGAAATTCCGATGCTGGTGATTACCGCACAAACGCCACTACCGAAATTCGGTCGACGCGCACTTCAGGAGTCGAGCTGTACCGCGATTGATACTGTCGGTCTATTTCGTCACTGTACTCGCTACAGCACCTTGGTTTCGCACCAGGAACAGCTGGAAAGTAAATTAGTATCATCTATTATGTCTGCGCACAGAATTCCAAATGGTCCTGCGCACATTAGTATTCCTTCGGACATTCTTCGCTCCAAAACCCAAATAAAACCGCATATCCACTCAGATTTATTTGTTCACGACTTTTATGTTTCCGACGACCTGGCGATCAAACAACTGTGTGTGAAGCTGGGCAAAGTGGACACCATTGCCATGTATATTGGAAGTGGTGCGGGTAAAGCGATAAAAGAGATTCGGGAATTTATCGACTTAACTGGCGCAGCGTTTGTAACTGGGCCTGTTGGTAAATCCTGGGTGGATGAAATGCATCCGCAATATCACGGAGTATACGGGTTTGCCGGACACGAAAGTGCAAAACAACTGTTCCGAAGCGAAAAAATTGATTTGATTCTGGCGGTTGGTGCAACTTTAAGTGAAATTGGGACAAGCGGTTGGAACGATGAGCTGTTAAATACCAAGCTGGTTCATATTGATGCATCGGTAGAACATTTTACTCGCTCACCCATGGCTAACTTGCATGTATTTGGTAACTTAAAAGCGATTTTTTCCCAATTGGTAAAAAACGTGAGGGAAGCGCGGAAATGGGGACGTAAATGGAATGCTTTGCCTATGAAGGGCATTGCTAATCGTTTAAATAGTTTATTACCCATTGAAGATGTAAAAAAATGTTTTAGCCACAGCACCCCGGTTAAACCACAAAGGTTGGTTTCTTATTTAGCATTAAATTTGCCGGAAGATACCCGCTTTTTTATTGATGCCGGTAATGCCTGGGCTTGGGCGACACATTATTTTATTCGTTCAAATGACCAAGGTTATTACCGCATCGCTATGGGATATGGTTCAATGGGTTGGTCAATCGGTGCCTCCATTGGCTCTGCCATGGGGAATCCTTCTGCACCCACTGTATGTTTGGTAGGCGACGGCTCCTATCTGATGAGTGCTCAGGAAATTACCGTTGCCGCTCAGTATTCTTTGCCTGTGGTGTTTGTTGTGATTAACGATGCCGCCTTGGGAATGGTTAAGCACGGCCAGCGTTTGGGTGGTCAGGAATCCATTGGTTGGGAATTAAATAAAATTAATTATGCTGCTATGGCAGAGAGTATGGGTGTAACAGGAATTCGCATTGAATCTACGGAAGAACTGCTCAACCTGAATATCAAACAGTTATTGAAGAAAAACCGGCCCGCAATTATTGACGTCTGTGTCGACCCCGAAGAAGTTCCGCCAATGGGCGACAGAATAAAAGGCTTGGCCGATAACGAATCCGCCACCCCAGGTGGGTAA